The Prosthecobacter vanneervenii genome has a segment encoding these proteins:
- a CDS encoding TonB-dependent receptor plug domain-containing protein — protein MFVSRSYIPALAFSLTALLAVHVHAAEKPKKETEKKEPDELPTVVITASRTATEQKKVPQSTNVVEQKRIEHYQATAPSEMLQEQPGIWVNQVAAQGSPIIRGQMGNKLVYLWDGIRINNGAIFSGPNPFFNQFPIDSVGRMEVVRGAGSVQYGSDAIGGVINVFSKRGEFSESLNVGGDIYSRYGSNNSEMTSAINTHASTKELAFSAGWSAQDVGNYHSSSGPLQPTGFHASGGYANLAWRPVEGHTFRLSWVGNERTDVKSYVQSRLNVNGIPRIYTPLERRGIVKMDYTAEDLGFLSKELKVYGYYQYYDQLRERRVQSATTFNNTITNSDQDVWGVGIQNAATFGENTRLVIGMDYRHENLSSSQVLNSRVLATGVTTISQPAGITPDGTYAVFDTFATLDFKPVDRLLVNMGARYENTHLRSRPEIMDVIPGAGYSLSDLMANKYWNAVTWNVGAVYQVTDSFDLVGNVATGYRTPTYSDLLSAGTPVFSSLTASLPSAMLNPEKSVTYELSARMHTERFKGSLTGYLTQLRDLIVSTTSGTVVIGGVTYNATRNSNSSKGYITGVELALDYQLDKHFSVFNNTTWTYGQNQSQAVPLRFIPPLYGSFGVRFQSEEKKWWVDVSELWAGPLIRHNTSDEIDAGFSTDPALGSPNTTTNLPINPNFQIPGFIVTNIRSGVKVWEQGNSSFSLTLNLNNVFDSKYREAYSQQERQAAGFNVVVGGRLTF, from the coding sequence ATGTTTGTCTCCCGTTCTTATATTCCCGCTCTCGCATTCTCGCTGACCGCACTGCTGGCCGTGCACGTACATGCTGCTGAAAAGCCCAAAAAGGAGACTGAAAAGAAAGAGCCCGATGAGCTGCCCACCGTGGTGATCACGGCCTCCAGAACAGCCACGGAGCAGAAGAAAGTGCCCCAGTCAACCAACGTGGTGGAGCAGAAGCGCATCGAGCACTACCAAGCCACTGCTCCCTCTGAGATGCTCCAGGAGCAGCCCGGGATCTGGGTGAACCAGGTGGCAGCGCAGGGGTCTCCTATCATCCGTGGCCAGATGGGGAACAAACTGGTGTATCTCTGGGATGGCATCCGCATAAACAACGGCGCCATCTTCTCCGGCCCCAATCCCTTCTTCAACCAGTTCCCCATCGACTCCGTGGGCCGCATGGAGGTGGTGCGTGGCGCGGGCTCCGTACAGTATGGCAGCGACGCCATCGGTGGTGTGATCAATGTCTTTTCCAAGCGCGGTGAATTCTCCGAGAGCCTGAACGTGGGTGGAGACATCTACTCCCGCTACGGCAGCAACAACTCGGAAATGACCAGCGCGATCAACACGCACGCCAGCACCAAGGAGCTGGCCTTTTCCGCCGGATGGTCCGCTCAGGACGTGGGGAACTATCACAGCTCCTCCGGCCCGCTACAGCCCACCGGCTTTCATGCCAGCGGCGGCTACGCCAACCTCGCCTGGCGTCCTGTGGAAGGGCACACCTTTCGCCTCTCCTGGGTGGGCAATGAGCGCACGGATGTAAAGAGCTACGTGCAGTCCCGGCTCAATGTCAACGGCATCCCCCGCATCTACACCCCGCTGGAGCGCCGTGGCATCGTGAAGATGGACTACACCGCCGAGGATCTTGGATTCCTCAGCAAGGAACTCAAGGTGTACGGCTACTACCAGTACTACGACCAGCTGCGCGAGCGCCGTGTGCAGAGCGCCACCACGTTCAACAACACCATCACCAACTCAGACCAGGACGTATGGGGGGTGGGCATCCAAAATGCCGCCACCTTCGGGGAAAACACCCGCCTCGTCATCGGCATGGACTACCGCCATGAGAATCTGTCCTCCTCCCAGGTGCTGAACTCCCGCGTGCTGGCCACCGGGGTCACCACCATCTCACAGCCGGCGGGCATCACACCGGACGGGACCTATGCGGTGTTTGACACCTTTGCCACACTCGACTTCAAGCCTGTGGACCGTCTGCTGGTGAACATGGGCGCACGCTATGAGAACACACACCTGCGCTCCCGTCCGGAGATCATGGACGTGATCCCCGGTGCCGGCTACTCCCTCAGCGATCTCATGGCCAACAAGTACTGGAATGCCGTGACCTGGAATGTGGGGGCCGTGTATCAGGTGACGGACTCGTTTGACCTCGTGGGAAATGTGGCCACCGGCTACCGCACCCCCACCTACAGCGATCTTCTCAGCGCGGGCACGCCCGTCTTCTCCAGTCTCACCGCCTCACTGCCCAGCGCCATGCTCAACCCGGAGAAGAGCGTGACCTATGAGCTCAGCGCACGCATGCACACGGAGCGCTTCAAAGGCTCGCTCACCGGCTATCTGACCCAGCTGCGCGACCTCATCGTCTCCACCACCTCTGGTACCGTTGTCATCGGTGGCGTGACTTACAATGCTACCCGCAACTCCAACTCCTCCAAAGGCTACATCACCGGCGTGGAGCTGGCCCTGGACTACCAGTTGGACAAGCACTTCAGCGTCTTTAACAACACCACCTGGACCTACGGCCAGAACCAGTCCCAGGCAGTGCCGCTGCGCTTCATCCCGCCGCTTTACGGCAGCTTTGGCGTGCGCTTCCAGAGCGAGGAGAAAAAATGGTGGGTGGACGTCTCTGAGTTGTGGGCCGGTCCGCTGATCCGCCACAATACGAGCGACGAAATCGACGCCGGTTTCTCCACCGACCCGGCGCTGGGCTCTCCCAACACGACCACCAACCTGCCGATCAATCCCAACTTCCAAATCCCAGGTTTCATCGTGACGAACATCCGCTCCGGGGTCAAGGTGTGGGAGCAGGGGAACAGCTCCTTCTCACTCACTCTGAATCTGAACAATGTTTTCGACTCCAAATACCGCGAGGCCTATTCCCAGCAGGAGCGCCAGGCCGCAGGCTTCAACGTGGTCGTGGGCGGAAGACTGACGTTCTAA
- a CDS encoding cobaltochelatase subunit CobN: MRCLLSWFICCLLLFTGRVDAAEPLDWAFIGIWDRSMPQVEAACRESGIKASFFKGQAFNETQKEADAARYRIVFVLNLEAEQAPALTQLLQKARALNPEQRVIPLDARGSQMDLDKAGLLLKDEAVPAYWRPNGMLNVRRLIRYCMVKHCGQQGEIEPPVLIPDSGYYDPAREESFAEIGELIAFKRSKKRWIEEASVAVLVLQQSFWITHDLKVIDAQIEALEKHGLNVVPVFGDREAQVTKLVQAAKPTILIEDRHGAMWQSTALLKELNAPYLRPISMLATTNEEWLRDPRGLSHRDVGMFMALQESWGTIEPVVVGGLKENIQGFRLHEPIPDRIEAFAARAARWAALRRTSNADKKIALIYYNKGLGQDDLMRGSPTGGFLDAPESFMRFLPKMKEAGFTLKNTPADSKALIAAMKRGGRNIGPWAQGDLEKLVDESQPVLVPLHQYEEWFNTKLSESARKVMVEKFGPPPGRIMVVRRNGEPHIVLPKIEMGNLVLMPQPERGEKQDENLLHNRDVPPPHNYLAFYWWLDQQYHADAIVHWGTHGTLELMPGKEAGLSKDCWSDICAGHMPVVNLWITDNLGEATLSRRRSYAALVDHMPPPTLAAGLDEEFKNLHEDIHKYRTLEDGLLKEEYRKRISQQAREAKLHGAAGSAEAVLDDAAVTRLDEHLHNLFESRTPLRLHVLGEGPHEQEMVPYLAQILGEPLLDHLAATRGIHRAALEHKKEDRAAAAEFLRAALDGPPPADVRMTADLEKDLAFARDVRARLLDAGKEHAGLITALSGHYMEPGPGPDPIRNPATAPGGRNLYSLNPEEIPTRPAWETARKLVDELLRTRKPKKIAMDLNGMETMRDFGVMEGQILALLGVRPIWNQNNLVIDVELIPAEELKRPRVEVFIAMGGQYKENFPTRVALLDKAVRMAAAAPETENPVRDAVAATKERLLKRGYSGARADQYAAARIFGTKPGNMSGTNILYLVPRSGVWDKDDEITDVYTDSMSFVYTQDTWGEKVDGLYEEALQNTDTVLRVWASNMTSQLSNHHAYEYLGGLSMAVTKVTGKSPAAVISDVRDPSGARVRDFEEVLASNLKSELLNRRWLEGMKSHDYAGAGHISELVKNTFGWSVTRRGSITQETWNEVYDVLVKDKHNLKLPEWFERVSPHAMQEISATLIEAARKDLWQATPEQVRTLAEIYARSVNAHGDSGGLVSGGNTRMADFVNAKLTAPGDQEGAALAQEMRAKLQQSAEPPPTAVEKVSGTQISQPAAADKPQPPQPEGTVLQPAWNSFAWLIAAAAVLLMVAGFFKKAGSAS, translated from the coding sequence ATGCGCTGTCTTTTGAGTTGGTTTATCTGCTGTCTGCTGCTGTTTACAGGGCGGGTGGATGCGGCGGAGCCGCTGGACTGGGCCTTCATCGGCATCTGGGACCGCTCCATGCCGCAGGTGGAGGCCGCGTGCCGGGAGAGCGGCATCAAGGCTTCCTTTTTCAAAGGCCAGGCCTTCAATGAAACACAGAAGGAGGCGGATGCTGCGCGCTACCGCATCGTCTTTGTGCTCAATCTGGAGGCCGAGCAGGCTCCGGCGCTGACGCAGCTGCTGCAAAAGGCCCGTGCGCTCAATCCTGAGCAGCGCGTGATCCCGCTGGATGCGCGCGGCAGCCAGATGGATCTGGACAAGGCGGGGCTGCTGCTCAAGGACGAAGCTGTGCCCGCCTACTGGCGGCCCAATGGCATGCTAAACGTGCGTCGCCTGATCCGCTACTGCATGGTGAAGCACTGCGGGCAGCAGGGGGAGATCGAGCCCCCTGTGCTCATTCCAGATTCGGGCTACTACGATCCAGCGCGCGAGGAATCCTTTGCCGAGATCGGAGAACTTATCGCCTTCAAGCGCAGCAAGAAGCGCTGGATTGAAGAGGCCTCCGTAGCGGTGCTGGTGCTGCAGCAGTCGTTTTGGATCACGCATGATCTGAAGGTCATCGACGCCCAGATAGAGGCGCTGGAAAAGCATGGACTCAATGTGGTGCCGGTGTTTGGAGACCGGGAGGCACAGGTGACCAAACTCGTGCAGGCCGCCAAGCCCACCATCCTGATCGAGGACCGACACGGCGCCATGTGGCAGAGCACGGCGCTGCTGAAGGAGCTGAACGCGCCCTACCTACGCCCCATCTCCATGCTGGCCACCACGAATGAGGAGTGGCTGCGCGATCCGCGCGGACTCTCGCACCGGGACGTGGGCATGTTCATGGCGCTTCAGGAATCCTGGGGAACGATCGAACCTGTGGTGGTGGGCGGACTGAAGGAGAACATCCAGGGCTTCCGCCTGCATGAACCCATCCCGGACCGCATCGAGGCCTTTGCCGCACGTGCCGCACGCTGGGCCGCGCTGCGCCGGACGAGCAATGCGGATAAGAAGATCGCGCTGATCTATTATAACAAAGGACTGGGCCAGGATGACCTCATGCGCGGCAGTCCCACCGGCGGCTTTCTGGACGCGCCGGAGAGCTTCATGCGCTTCCTGCCTAAAATGAAGGAGGCGGGGTTCACTCTCAAGAACACACCGGCAGACTCCAAGGCTCTCATCGCGGCGATGAAACGCGGCGGTCGCAACATCGGCCCGTGGGCGCAGGGAGATCTGGAAAAGCTCGTGGATGAGTCTCAGCCTGTGCTTGTGCCGCTGCATCAGTATGAGGAGTGGTTTAACACCAAGCTGAGCGAATCCGCACGCAAGGTGATGGTGGAGAAATTCGGCCCGCCTCCAGGGCGCATCATGGTGGTGCGGCGCAATGGGGAGCCGCACATCGTTCTGCCGAAGATCGAGATGGGAAACCTCGTGCTCATGCCGCAGCCTGAGCGTGGCGAGAAGCAGGACGAGAACCTGCTGCACAACCGCGATGTGCCGCCGCCGCACAACTACCTGGCCTTCTACTGGTGGCTGGATCAGCAGTACCATGCGGATGCCATCGTCCACTGGGGTACGCACGGCACGCTGGAGCTGATGCCCGGCAAGGAGGCCGGTCTTTCCAAGGACTGCTGGAGCGACATCTGCGCCGGGCACATGCCGGTGGTGAATCTGTGGATCACCGACAATCTGGGCGAGGCCACGCTCTCGCGCCGCCGCTCCTATGCCGCGCTGGTGGACCACATGCCACCGCCCACGCTGGCCGCAGGGCTGGATGAGGAGTTTAAAAACCTGCACGAGGACATCCACAAATACCGCACGCTGGAGGACGGCCTGCTGAAGGAGGAATACCGCAAGCGCATCAGCCAGCAGGCGCGGGAGGCCAAGCTGCATGGCGCTGCTGGCTCTGCGGAGGCTGTGCTGGATGACGCAGCCGTCACACGCCTGGACGAGCATCTGCACAATCTCTTTGAATCACGCACGCCGCTGCGCCTGCATGTGCTGGGAGAGGGGCCGCATGAGCAGGAGATGGTGCCGTATCTGGCGCAGATTTTGGGAGAGCCGCTGCTGGATCATCTGGCAGCCACGCGTGGAATTCACCGCGCTGCTTTGGAGCATAAGAAGGAGGACAGAGCAGCTGCTGCGGAGTTTCTGCGCGCCGCCTTGGACGGCCCTCCGCCAGCCGATGTGCGCATGACAGCGGACCTGGAGAAGGACCTGGCCTTTGCACGGGATGTGCGCGCGCGATTGCTGGATGCAGGCAAGGAGCATGCGGGGCTCATCACCGCACTGAGCGGCCACTACATGGAGCCGGGGCCTGGTCCTGACCCCATCCGTAATCCGGCCACCGCTCCCGGCGGGCGCAATCTTTACTCACTCAATCCCGAGGAGATCCCGACACGCCCCGCGTGGGAAACTGCGCGCAAGCTGGTGGATGAACTGCTACGCACGCGCAAACCGAAGAAGATCGCGATGGATCTCAATGGCATGGAGACCATGCGCGACTTTGGCGTCATGGAGGGGCAGATCTTGGCGCTGCTGGGCGTGCGCCCGATTTGGAACCAGAACAACCTCGTCATCGATGTGGAGCTGATTCCAGCCGAGGAACTGAAGCGGCCGCGCGTGGAGGTTTTCATTGCCATGGGCGGGCAGTACAAGGAGAACTTCCCCACGCGAGTGGCGCTGCTGGACAAGGCCGTGCGCATGGCCGCAGCCGCACCTGAAACCGAAAACCCCGTGCGCGATGCCGTGGCCGCCACCAAGGAGCGCCTGCTCAAGCGTGGATACTCCGGTGCACGTGCCGATCAATATGCCGCTGCGCGCATCTTTGGCACCAAGCCGGGGAACATGAGCGGCACAAACATCCTCTACCTCGTGCCGCGCTCCGGCGTGTGGGACAAGGACGATGAGATCACCGATGTGTACACGGACAGCATGAGCTTTGTGTACACCCAGGACACCTGGGGCGAGAAGGTGGACGGGCTCTACGAGGAGGCGCTGCAAAACACCGACACCGTGCTGCGCGTGTGGGCCTCCAACATGACCAGCCAGCTCTCCAACCACCACGCCTACGAGTATCTCGGCGGCCTGAGCATGGCGGTAACGAAGGTCACCGGCAAATCACCCGCCGCCGTCATCTCCGATGTGCGCGATCCCAGCGGGGCACGCGTACGCGACTTCGAGGAGGTGCTGGCGTCCAACCTGAAGTCCGAGCTCCTTAACCGCCGCTGGCTGGAGGGGATGAAATCGCACGACTACGCCGGGGCGGGGCACATCTCCGAGCTGGTGAAAAACACCTTTGGCTGGTCCGTCACACGGCGGGGTAGCATCACGCAGGAAACATGGAACGAGGTGTATGACGTGCTGGTGAAGGACAAGCACAATCTCAAGCTGCCCGAGTGGTTTGAGCGCGTGTCTCCGCATGCCATGCAGGAGATCAGCGCCACGCTGATCGAGGCCGCGCGCAAGGACCTGTGGCAGGCCACGCCCGAGCAGGTGCGCACGCTGGCAGAGATCTATGCGCGCTCCGTGAATGCGCATGGCGACTCCGGTGGTCTCGTCAGCGGTGGAAACACCCGCATGGCCGATTTTGTGAACGCCAAGCTCACCGCGCCGGGAGATCAGGAAGGTGCGGCGCTGGCGCAGGAGATGCGGGCCAAACTGCAGCAAAGCGCCGAGCCGCCGCCCACTGCGGTGGAGAAGGTCAGTGGCACTCAGATCAGCCAGCCGGCAGCCGCAGATAAACCGCAGCCGCCGCAGCCCGAGGGCACGGTGCTGCAACCTGCATGGAATTCATTCGCTTGGTTGATCGCCGCCGCAGCTGTGCTCCTGATGGTGGCCGGCTTCTTTAAAAAGGCCGGATCCGCCTCATGA
- a CDS encoding MotA/TolQ/ExbB proton channel family protein has translation MKLLEQLLSLISEAVLLPTLAAIVILVGWSTMLLGGLLREWLGRSHTAFILAQLRRAHVEGGDQVRLLQILSTATSGLPARLHQLLAQWGGAGELAHCLVDLEIETATALSRLTWMTRIAPMLGLMGTLIPLGPALTGLASGDLATLSSNLVVAFTATVVGVLLGCCSYTMNLVRKNWYQSDLSTLEHLFINANRPAMP, from the coding sequence ATGAAGCTGCTCGAACAACTCCTTTCCCTGATCTCCGAAGCGGTGCTGCTGCCCACGCTGGCGGCCATCGTCATCCTTGTGGGCTGGAGCACCATGCTGCTGGGCGGGCTGCTGCGTGAGTGGCTGGGGCGCAGCCACACGGCCTTCATCCTGGCCCAGCTCCGCCGTGCGCATGTGGAGGGCGGGGATCAGGTGCGGCTGCTGCAAATTCTAAGTACTGCCACCAGCGGCCTCCCGGCACGGCTGCACCAGTTGCTGGCCCAGTGGGGCGGAGCAGGGGAGCTGGCGCATTGCCTGGTGGATCTGGAGATCGAGACTGCCACTGCGCTTTCCCGCCTGACGTGGATGACGCGCATCGCCCCCATGCTCGGGCTCATGGGCACGCTCATTCCGCTGGGGCCTGCGCTCACCGGTTTGGCCTCGGGAGATCTGGCCACGCTTTCCAGCAATCTCGTGGTGGCCTTCACCGCCACGGTGGTGGGTGTGCTGCTGGGCTGCTGCTCCTATACGATGAACCTCGTGCGGAAGAACTGGTATCAGAGCGATCTCAGCACGCTGGAGCATCTCTTCATCAACGCCAACCGTCCCGCCATGCCATGA
- a CDS encoding DUF2149 domain-containing protein yields MKKRLWDDSEGDDPATGLINLFDVWIAFAAALLLAVVSYFNLPKPAAAADAQADKSPTAEAIDAARMKVERFQESTASKSGEGERLGTAYRLKSGEIIYVRDKQK; encoded by the coding sequence ATGAAAAAGCGCCTTTGGGACGACTCCGAAGGTGACGATCCCGCCACAGGACTGATCAATCTCTTCGATGTCTGGATTGCCTTTGCCGCAGCCTTGCTGCTCGCAGTGGTGAGCTATTTCAACCTCCCCAAACCGGCTGCCGCTGCTGATGCACAGGCTGACAAATCCCCCACGGCAGAAGCTATCGACGCCGCCCGCATGAAGGTGGAGCGCTTTCAGGAAAGCACCGCCAGCAAGAGCGGCGAGGGCGAGCGCCTGGGCACAGCCTACCGCCTGAAGTCCGGCGAAATCATCTACGTGCGCGACAAGCAGAAGTAG
- the thrS gene encoding threonine--tRNA ligase codes for MSEARKTLEERAQMSDIDRLRHSCAHVMATAILRLWPNAQFAYGPPVENGFYYDFDLPDHRITPDDFEKIEAEMKKIAKENQKFEWKGVSREEAIALAKSGRLGGLTERPGNPSVFKLDLLEKIPEGEQISTFQNGDFIDLCAGPHVGYTSKCKNVKIMSVASAFYMGDETKPQLQRLYGTAFPTSEELAKHLEQLEEAKKRDHRKVGKELKLFHIDEDVGQGLILWTPNGAILRQELQNFISEELRKQGYSQVFTPHIGKTVLYKTSGHFPYYKDSQFAPVIENDDLAKVIKEGCGCCEVMERLGAVSSRLRQQLNERAGKEVVPEDRVMPDDQLLDGFLLKPMNCPHHIKIYASQPRSYRDLPVRLAEFGTVYRWEQSGELNGMTRVRGFTQDDAHLFCTEDQVAKEVLGCLSLVKIVLNTLGMHDYRVRVGLRDPDSSKFTGDPAKWDAAEEACRTAAATLGVPFTEEPGEAAFYGPKIDFVIKDVIGREWQLGTVQVDYVLPVRFDLTYNGADNKPHRPVMIHRAPFGSMERFCGVLIEHFAGHFPTWLAPEQVRILTISEKVDAFADEVYAKLKDAGLRVTLNNDADKIGAKIRLAQLDRIPYMLVLGEKEAAAQSVAVRHSKKGDLGVKAIDDFIAEITSEVKERRL; via the coding sequence ATGTCCGAAGCCCGCAAGACCCTCGAAGAACGCGCTCAGATGTCCGACATCGACCGCCTGCGCCACTCCTGTGCCCACGTGATGGCCACCGCCATCCTGCGCCTGTGGCCCAACGCCCAGTTTGCCTACGGGCCGCCTGTGGAGAATGGCTTCTACTACGACTTTGATCTCCCGGATCACCGCATCACGCCGGACGACTTCGAGAAGATCGAGGCGGAGATGAAGAAGATCGCCAAGGAGAACCAGAAGTTTGAATGGAAGGGCGTGAGCCGCGAAGAAGCGATCGCGCTGGCGAAGTCCGGCCGTCTGGGCGGCCTGACGGAGCGTCCGGGGAATCCGAGCGTCTTCAAGCTGGACCTGCTGGAAAAAATTCCAGAAGGCGAGCAGATTTCCACTTTCCAGAACGGTGACTTCATCGACCTCTGTGCGGGGCCGCACGTGGGCTACACGTCGAAGTGCAAGAACGTGAAGATTATGTCGGTGGCGAGCGCCTTCTACATGGGCGACGAGACGAAGCCGCAGCTGCAGCGCCTCTATGGCACCGCCTTCCCGACGAGCGAAGAACTGGCCAAGCATCTGGAGCAGCTGGAAGAGGCAAAGAAGCGCGACCACCGCAAGGTGGGCAAGGAACTGAAGCTCTTCCACATCGACGAAGACGTGGGGCAGGGGCTCATCCTCTGGACGCCGAACGGCGCCATCCTGCGCCAGGAACTGCAGAACTTCATCAGCGAAGAACTGCGCAAGCAGGGCTACAGCCAGGTCTTCACGCCGCACATCGGCAAGACCGTGCTGTACAAGACCAGCGGTCACTTCCCTTACTACAAGGACAGCCAGTTCGCGCCGGTCATTGAGAATGATGATCTCGCTAAGGTGATCAAGGAAGGCTGCGGCTGCTGCGAGGTCATGGAGCGCCTCGGTGCTGTCTCCTCCCGCCTGCGCCAGCAGCTCAATGAGCGTGCCGGCAAGGAAGTGGTGCCTGAGGACCGTGTGATGCCGGATGACCAGCTTCTCGACGGCTTCCTGCTGAAGCCGATGAACTGCCCGCACCACATCAAGATCTACGCCAGCCAGCCACGCAGCTACCGCGATCTGCCCGTGCGCCTTGCTGAATTCGGCACCGTGTACCGCTGGGAGCAGAGCGGTGAATTGAATGGCATGACCCGCGTGCGTGGCTTCACGCAGGATGACGCCCACCTCTTCTGCACCGAGGATCAGGTGGCCAAGGAAGTGCTGGGCTGCCTCAGTCTCGTGAAGATCGTGCTCAACACCCTGGGCATGCACGACTACCGCGTGCGCGTGGGCCTGCGCGATCCGGATAGCAGCAAGTTTACCGGAGATCCCGCCAAGTGGGATGCCGCCGAAGAAGCCTGCCGCACCGCCGCAGCCACCCTGGGCGTGCCCTTCACCGAAGAGCCCGGCGAGGCCGCCTTCTACGGCCCGAAGATCGACTTCGTCATCAAGGACGTCATCGGCCGTGAATGGCAGCTCGGCACCGTGCAGGTGGACTACGTGCTGCCCGTGCGCTTTGACCTGACCTACAACGGCGCGGACAACAAGCCACACCGCCCAGTGATGATCCACCGTGCGCCCTTCGGCAGCATGGAGCGCTTCTGCGGCGTGCTCATCGAACACTTCGCCGGTCATTTCCCCACCTGGCTCGCCCCTGAACAGGTGCGCATCCTCACCATCAGCGAAAAGGTGGACGCCTTCGCCGATGAAGTGTACGCCAAGCTCAAGGACGCCGGCCTGCGCGTCACCCTCAACAACGACGCCGACAAAATTGGCGCCAAGATCCGCCTCGCCCAGCTCGACCGCATTCCCTACATGCTCGTCCTCGGCGAGAAAGAAGCTGCCGCCCAAAGCGTCGCCGTCCGCCACAGCAAGAAGGGCGACCTTGGCGTTAAGGCCATCGATGACTTCATTGCGGAGATCACGAGTGAGGTGAAGGAGCGGAGGCTGTAA
- a CDS encoding MYG1 family protein encodes MPLSLILTHPGGAHKDEFLACSLLAAVHSVPIVRREPTAEDLADPTIAVVDVGGEHAPERHNFDHHQFPADHEPICALSLVLQHMSLYEDARAFCDWLEPAEWFDTRGPNTTAKWLGVSREAMSKLTSPIDVTLLRRFAKAKRLEPGEPLWEILSYIGSDLLEYLRELRTRLDYIALHAKIWNLGDHEVLFLPRTDPLPDEPSSGIERYLESIGKDSSVAALIYPDRRGTGYGLSRHNDNPLYDFTRIEKEPDVHFAHARGFVAKTSAKEMERVRELLGMARV; translated from the coding sequence ATGCCACTTTCCCTCATCCTCACCCATCCAGGCGGCGCGCATAAGGACGAATTCCTTGCCTGCAGCCTGCTCGCCGCCGTGCACAGTGTACCCATCGTGCGGCGCGAGCCCACGGCGGAGGATCTGGCCGATCCCACCATCGCCGTGGTGGACGTGGGAGGAGAGCATGCGCCGGAGCGCCACAACTTTGACCACCATCAGTTTCCCGCCGACCACGAGCCCATCTGCGCACTGAGCCTCGTGCTGCAGCACATGTCTCTGTATGAAGATGCACGCGCCTTCTGCGACTGGCTGGAGCCCGCCGAGTGGTTTGACACCCGTGGCCCCAACACCACCGCCAAATGGCTGGGCGTGAGCCGCGAGGCCATGTCCAAACTGACCTCTCCCATCGACGTCACCCTCCTGCGCCGCTTTGCCAAAGCCAAGCGCCTTGAACCCGGCGAGCCGCTGTGGGAAATCCTCAGCTACATCGGCTCCGATCTTCTGGAGTACCTGCGCGAGCTGCGGACCCGGCTCGACTACATCGCCCTGCACGCCAAAATCTGGAACCTCGGCGACCACGAAGTCCTCTTCCTCCCGCGTACTGATCCACTGCCCGACGAGCCCTCCTCCGGCATCGAGCGTTATCTCGAAAGCATCGGCAAGGACAGCAGTGTCGCCGCCCTCATCTATCCCGACCGTCGCGGCACCGGCTACGGCCTCTCACGTCATAACGACAATCCGCTCTACGACTTCACCCGTATCGAGAAGGAACCCGACGTCCACTTTGCGCATGCGCGTGGGTTTGTGGCGAAGACGTCTGCGAAGGAGATGGAGCGAGTGAGGGAGCTGCTGGGAATGGCGAGGGTTTAG